The region CCGCGAGGTTCCGTTACAATCTGTCCCTCAATAATGCCCTCGAACTGGTGCTCAACGCTGTGTAGCACCAACGTGAATACGGTTATAAACCGTGCTTTGCGGCTGGGCTTATTGCTTAAATTGGCCAATAGCTTCTGAATGTTCTTCTCGCTATCCCGGCTACCGGAGTAAAAGGCCGAATCGACGCCCGGTTCACCGTTCAGCGCGTCGACCTCCAGGCCGGAGTCATCGGCAAAGCAGGAAACGCCGAAGTTTGTCCAGACATAATCGGCTTTTTGGCGCGAATTACCCGGAATCGTCCCCGATGTTTCAGGTAGTTCGTCAGTACAACCAATATCCTGAAGGGTTTTAAGAATGAACGAATCGCCGAGTTTCGCAGAAACTTCGGCTAGTTTATGTTGATTGTTTGTGGCAAAGCAGAGTTCCATAGTAAACAAAAAAAGCCGTTTGCAGCGATAACTGCAAACGGCTTTCGTAGAATAACGGAATACTTACCGGCCGGGCTGCGGCATACCGCCGGGCTGGCCAGGCTGGCCTTTCTGGATATCGATCAGTTCAATATCGAACAGCAGAACGGAGTTTGGCGCGATACCCTGGTTACCACGGGGGCCGTAAGCCAGCGTTGAAGGAATAATCAACGTAGCCGATTCACCTTTGTGGAGCTTGCTCACGCCCTCTTCCCAACCGGGAATAACCATGCCAACACCAATCTGGAACTGAGCTGGCTTTCCACCCGCCTGTGGGTTTGTGCGTGAGCTATCGAATACTTTGCCGTCCAGCAGTTTACCGGTATAATGAACCTGCACGACATCACCTTTATTAGGTGTCGGGCCAGTGCCCGGCTTGGTAACTACGTAATAGACGCCCGATTCTGTTTTTTGAGCTTTACCTGTCAGGCCGTTTTTCGCGATGTAGTTTTCAATAATTTTCGCGTCAACACCTTTCTGCTTTTCAAAATCAGCGGCCTGTGCTTTCTTATACTCATCTTCGGTCTGTACGTTCAGGATTTTTACCGCAATACCAATGTCGGTTCCTTTCTGCACACCCGGGGGCAGGGGCTGCATGGCTTTGGTAAACAGCGAATCGGCACTTACGTAAAACGTTGCGCTATCGCCTTTTCCCAGCATAGTCAGCCCTTCTTCATACGATCCTTTGAAAGGGGGTACCTGCAACAACATCTGGAACGGAGTGCCTTCTTTGTGCGTATCGCGCAGCACAGAATCTTTGTTGTTCATCAGGGTCAGGTGCAGCGTCAGAATGTCGCCAACTTTACCTTTGCGGTTCCCTTCGGTTTGCTCATGGATGGTGTACTTCAGGCCGTTTTCCGTCACCTGTTGGCGGTTTTTACCGCAGGCCGCTACAACAGCGACGAGTAGGGCGGCTTTCCCGAAATTTTTAAGAGACATGTGAGATTACTTGGTTTATACGTAAGATGTTTACGGTACTGGGTTCAATGTTTACGGGGATACTCGGACTGTATCGGCTTACTACCGTAAACTATAAACCGATTACCGTAAAATTTTCTATACTGTTTCCAGCAACAACTGCTGGTATTCGGGTAATACGGTCAGAAGTTTCTGCTCCGTTTCGGCAAGGGATAATTTGGTTCGTCCACCAGCTGCGTTCCGATGGCCTCCGCCATTAAAATGCTTGTTGGCCAGGTCACGAACGGAGAAGTTACCTATAGAACGAAACGACATGCGAATTTCATCATTTCGGTCGATTAAAATAGCTGCCATGACCACGCCATCAACCGCTAGTGCATAATTCACCATTCCTTCCGTATCGCCGGTTTTCGAGCGGTAGCGCTTTAACTCGGCATCGGTGAGGGTGATGTAGGCAAACTTGTATTCGGGCAGTACCTTAAGCTTTTCATTCAGCACATACCCCAGCAGCCGGAACTTGTCGAGGGTGACGTTGTCAAAAATACGGCGGTGGATGCTGCTGACGTCAATCTTCAAATCTACCAGCTCGGCCGCCATACGATGAACGTTGCCCGTGGTGTTTGGGTGTCGGAACGAGCCGGTATCGGTCATAAGGCCGGAATAGAGGCATTCTGCAATCGGTACATCGATCAGGTGTTTGTCACCCAGGTCTACAATCAGCTGGAAAATCAGTTCTGCCGTCGCGGCAGCTGTTGGGTCCCACAGTGCCAGGTCAGCGAACGATTCCGGTTCGAGGTGGTGATCGATCAGTATTTTACGGGCCCGCGACTGGCGAACCATAGGAGCCAGATCCCGGATACGGTCGAGCGCCGAAAAGTCGAGGCAGAAGATTACATCAGCCTGATCGAACAATTCACTGACCGATACCCGTACTTTTTCGTCAAACGCAATAACGTTTTCATTGCCCGACATCCAGTGTAAATTCTGGGAGTAGTCGGTCGGTGTAACGACCGTTACCAGATGACCTTTTTTACGAAGGTAGCCCGCCAGCCCCA is a window of Spirosoma linguale DSM 74 DNA encoding:
- a CDS encoding non-canonical purine NTP pyrophosphatase, rdgB/HAM1 family (TIGRFAM: non-canonical purine NTP pyrophosphatase, rdgB/HAM1 family~PFAM: Ham1 family protein~KEGG: pca:Pcar_2029 purine NTP pyrophosphatase), whose product is MELCFATNNQHKLAEVSAKLGDSFILKTLQDIGCTDELPETSGTIPGNSRQKADYVWTNFGVSCFADDSGLEVDALNGEPGVDSAFYSGSRDSEKNIQKLLANLSNKPSRKARFITVFTLVLHSVEHQFEGIIEGQIVTEPRGSGGFGYDPVFQPDGYDRTFAEMTIDEKGLISHRSRALAKMITYLQNQIK
- a CDS encoding peptidylprolyl isomerase FKBP-type (PFAM: peptidylprolyl isomerase FKBP-type~KEGG: maq:Maqu_0470 peptidylprolyl isomerase, FKBP- type) codes for the protein MSLKNFGKAALLVAVVAACGKNRQQVTENGLKYTIHEQTEGNRKGKVGDILTLHLTLMNNKDSVLRDTHKEGTPFQMLLQVPPFKGSYEEGLTMLGKGDSATFYVSADSLFTKAMQPLPPGVQKGTDIGIAVKILNVQTEDEYKKAQAADFEKQKGVDAKIIENYIAKNGLTGKAQKTESGVYYVVTKPGTGPTPNKGDVVQVHYTGKLLDGKVFDSSRTNPQAGGKPAQFQIGVGMVIPGWEEGVSKLHKGESATLIIPSTLAYGPRGNQGIAPNSVLLFDIELIDIQKGQPGQPGGMPQPGR
- a CDS encoding phosphoesterase RecJ domain protein (PFAM: phosphoesterase RecJ domain protein; phosphoesterase DHHA1~KEGG: gbm:Gbem_1305 phosphoesterase RecJ domain protein), producing MQDIDAIGAIIGIPPGGAARNVLITTHQNPDADAMGSSLGLAGYLRKKGHLVTVVTPTDYSQNLHWMSGNENVIAFDEKVRVSVSELFDQADVIFCLDFSALDRIRDLAPMVRQSRARKILIDHHLEPESFADLALWDPTAAATAELIFQLIVDLGDKHLIDVPIAECLYSGLMTDTGSFRHPNTTGNVHRMAAELVDLKIDVSSIHRRIFDNVTLDKFRLLGYVLNEKLKVLPEYKFAYITLTDAELKRYRSKTGDTEGMVNYALAVDGVVMAAILIDRNDEIRMSFRSIGNFSVRDLANKHFNGGGHRNAAGGRTKLSLAETEQKLLTVLPEYQQLLLETV